In a single window of the Veillonella sp. genome:
- a CDS encoding protein arginine kinase — protein sequence MLDTILDSPLSPWLQHDTDATDHIVISSRIRLARNFDGILFTNRNDKSSLEKVNIISRGLLQPLKEVDGHQYSNINLEQLSERERAILVEKHLMSPALEEKLPYRNLVVSDDASIVIMVNEEDHLRIQSMVSGLRLQEAYEHAQKIDKAIEAKYPYAFDERFGYLTACPTNVGTGLRVSVMLHLPALTISGRITRLIRSIIQLGYSVRGLYGEGSEALGNIYQISNQRTMGVSEEDTIEQLTKIVEGIIAEERKSRQSLLHNDKEGLEDVLWRSYGVLQNARRVNGKEALTNLSDIQLGVDLEILPSWGKDSFNELVAITRPNFLSKYAGNDDLTDIERDSYRAKVIRQKLSH from the coding sequence ATGTTAGATACTATATTAGACTCTCCTTTAAGCCCATGGCTACAACACGATACGGATGCAACCGATCATATTGTCATATCTAGTCGAATCCGATTAGCACGCAATTTTGATGGAATATTGTTTACAAATCGTAATGATAAGTCATCTTTAGAAAAGGTAAATATCATCTCTAGAGGTTTGCTTCAACCTTTAAAAGAAGTAGATGGACATCAATACTCCAATATTAATCTTGAGCAATTAAGCGAGCGTGAGCGAGCTATATTAGTGGAAAAACATTTAATGAGTCCTGCATTGGAGGAAAAACTGCCATATCGTAATTTAGTAGTATCTGACGATGCATCTATTGTAATTATGGTGAATGAAGAAGACCATTTGCGGATTCAATCTATGGTTTCAGGATTACGATTACAGGAAGCTTATGAACATGCTCAAAAAATAGATAAGGCAATTGAAGCAAAATATCCCTATGCTTTTGATGAACGGTTTGGTTATTTAACGGCTTGCCCTACTAATGTAGGCACCGGTTTGAGGGTGTCTGTAATGTTACATTTGCCAGCATTGACCATATCTGGACGAATTACACGCCTTATTCGTAGCATTATTCAATTAGGCTATTCTGTACGCGGATTATATGGGGAAGGCTCCGAAGCGTTAGGAAATATTTACCAAATTTCTAATCAACGTACTATGGGTGTCAGTGAAGAGGATACCATCGAGCAATTGACGAAGATTGTAGAAGGTATTATTGCAGAAGAGAGAAAATCTCGTCAGTCATTATTACATAATGATAAAGAAGGCTTAGAAGATGTATTGTGGCGCTCCTATGGGGTCCTACAGAATGCACGCCGTGTAAATGGTAAAGAGGCCTTAACAAATCTTAGCGATATCCAATTAGGCGTTGACTTAGAGATTTTACCTTCTTGGGGTAAGGATTCATTTAATGAGTTAGTCGCCATAACTAGACCTAATTTTCTTTCTAAATATGCAGGAAATGATGATCTAACAGATATCGAGCGTGATAGCTATCGGGCAAAGGTAATCCGGCAAAAGCTTTCACATTAA
- a CDS encoding UvrB/UvrC motif-containing protein — translation MTNIVNNQKTEQHLCNTCATALQQEGKLSPYSSFMNDMWDDSFFTNDFFKNMVYPDNLLKSHQSKRCPQCGITYDEFNRVGKFGCDTCYETFASEIKPLLQRLQGSSEYEGTVPSHGHNVFKAKYELKRLRHQLDSAIQAENFENAAILRDKIKELEAIIGGDKE, via the coding sequence ATGACAAATATTGTAAATAATCAGAAAACGGAACAACATCTGTGCAATACTTGTGCTACAGCACTACAACAAGAGGGAAAATTATCTCCCTATAGTTCCTTTATGAATGATATGTGGGATGATAGCTTTTTTACCAATGATTTCTTTAAAAATATGGTCTATCCTGATAATTTATTAAAATCTCATCAATCTAAACGGTGTCCTCAATGTGGTATTACTTATGATGAGTTTAATCGCGTAGGCAAGTTTGGTTGTGATACATGTTATGAAACCTTTGCTAGTGAAATAAAACCGTTATTACAACGATTACAAGGTAGTTCTGAATACGAAGGAACTGTTCCTAGTCATGGTCATAATGTATTTAAAGCCAAGTATGAACTAAAGCGATTGCGTCACCAATTAGACTCAGCTATTCAAGCAGAGAACTTCGAGAATGCAGCCATTTTAAGAGATAAAATAAAAGAATTAGAAGCCATCATTGGTGGCGATAAAGAGTAG
- the sufU gene encoding Fe-S cluster assembly sulfur transfer protein SufU gives MEMDQLYTELILEHNQDKRNKHELAHFTNSEHGHNPSCGDDLTLQLNVEDGIIKDAAYTGSGCAISQASASMMIDIIKGKSVEEALRLVEIFLGMIKKEITDENELEELEDAMALQNISNMPARVKCAVLAWHTLKEALKK, from the coding sequence ATGGAAATGGATCAATTATATACGGAACTTATTTTGGAACATAACCAAGATAAGCGTAATAAACATGAATTAGCTCATTTTACAAATTCTGAGCATGGCCATAACCCAAGTTGTGGTGATGACCTAACATTGCAACTCAATGTGGAAGATGGCATTATTAAAGATGCTGCATATACAGGCTCTGGTTGTGCTATCAGCCAAGCATCTGCATCTATGATGATTGATATCATCAAGGGCAAATCCGTTGAGGAAGCTCTTCGTTTGGTAGAAATTTTCTTAGGTATGATCAAAAAAGAGATTACCGATGAAAATGAGTTAGAAGAATTAGAAGATGCTATGGCATTACAAAATATTTCTAACATGCCAGCACGTGTTAAATGTGCAGTTCTTGCATGGCATACATTGAAAGAGGCTTTAAAGAAATAA
- a CDS encoding SufD family Fe-S cluster assembly protein → MSELLFNELPRPTFRWLRVNHTVSSLAGEDAAVQSIAVEANQNILSPLPTGTALLDGNYEGANKEAVLELVEKAEGYAINVPAKAKEVVGIRIDANARVANRFQFIVGEGAELEVQFYVTGSGDTLTNVSYLNEYDVKEAGKVVVKKVNLLPEHVQHIEHRYTKLEDKADVEYINIEIGGSENILNYYHDLVGQESRMIHDIAYLGNKEQKFDISMVMSHGGKKSYSDIHTLGALSGNSKKSFRGTLDFLHGATAAEGAEEDTCLLLDPTVKSISLPLLLCKEDNVVGNHAASAGQIDHNKLFYIMSRGFSEVEAKHIIVESMIRPIIDRIGDETIEEAALAAVRNKI, encoded by the coding sequence ATGAGCGAATTACTATTTAATGAACTCCCTAGACCGACATTCAGATGGTTACGCGTTAATCATACTGTAAGCTCTCTAGCTGGAGAAGATGCAGCGGTACAATCCATCGCTGTAGAAGCGAATCAAAATATTCTTTCACCATTACCTACTGGTACAGCATTACTAGATGGTAATTATGAAGGTGCCAATAAAGAAGCTGTTCTAGAATTAGTGGAAAAAGCGGAAGGCTATGCTATCAATGTACCTGCTAAAGCAAAAGAGGTAGTAGGTATCCGCATTGATGCTAATGCTCGTGTGGCGAACCGTTTCCAATTTATCGTTGGTGAAGGTGCTGAATTAGAAGTGCAATTCTATGTAACTGGTTCTGGCGATACATTGACAAATGTTAGCTATTTAAACGAATACGATGTTAAAGAAGCTGGTAAAGTTGTAGTGAAAAAGGTAAATCTTTTACCTGAACATGTACAACATATCGAGCATCGATACACTAAATTAGAAGATAAAGCAGATGTAGAATACATCAATATTGAAATTGGTGGTAGTGAAAACATCTTGAATTACTATCACGATTTAGTAGGTCAAGAATCTCGTATGATTCATGACATTGCTTATCTTGGTAATAAAGAGCAAAAATTTGATATTTCTATGGTTATGAGTCATGGTGGTAAAAAGTCCTACAGTGATATTCATACCTTAGGTGCTCTTAGCGGTAATTCTAAAAAATCCTTCCGTGGTACTCTTGATTTCCTTCATGGTGCAACTGCAGCTGAAGGCGCGGAAGAAGATACTTGCTTGTTGTTAGACCCTACTGTAAAATCTATTTCTTTGCCACTATTATTGTGTAAAGAAGATAATGTAGTTGGTAACCATGCAGCAAGTGCAGGCCAAATTGATCATAATAAATTGTTCTACATCATGAGCCGTGGCTTTAGTGAAGTAGAAGCAAAACATATTATTGTTGAATCTATGATTCGACCTATTATTGATCGCATTGGTGATGAAACGATTGAAGAAGCAGCATTAGCAGCTGTACGTAATAAAATTTAA
- a CDS encoding ATP-dependent Clp protease ATP-binding subunit → MMQRFTDDAQRVLSFAQEAALELGHDYVGTEHVLIGLTKVKNGVAAKALEELGIVTEDIFEAVEEQVGRGNKKATSIYMTPRVKHVLELAVQVANRMNHNYVGTEHILLGLLSDGGGVAVGILRAMNIRTDDIVEAIRHILGSSTNGDDGRQEGANNNCDLGDLTDFATDLNESAKQGKIDPVIGRDTEIQRVIQILSRRTKNNPVLIGEPGVGKTAIAEGLAQRIVNGNVPEILRNKRIISLSISSMLAGAKYRGEFEERLKKAIDEVQQHEDMIIFIDEIHTLVGAGATEGAMDAANILKPALARGEFQVIGATTLDEYKKHIEKDAALERRFQPVQVGEPNEEDALEILIGLRDRYEAFHKAKITDEALKAAVTLSSRYITDRFLPDKAIDVVDEAASKVRMKVFSAAPDVKALEDRLNTVKKEKEAAVTSQDFEKAAKLRDEEQSLVKEIDDKKTVAKEESDQKLIVTEEDIAAVVAQWTGIPVAKIAEEESETLLHLEDELHKRVIGQDDAVTAVAKAVRRARAGLKDPKRPIGSFLFLGPTGVGKTELARALASSLFGDESAMIRLDMSEYMEKHTVSRLVGAPPGYVGYEEGGQLTDAVRRKPYSVILLDEVEKAHADFFNILLQVLDDGRLTDSQGRTVDFRNTVIIMTSNLGAKALHKNSTELGFLAPKKAESHTNDSKTIDFKEAKKSVMDAVKRHFRPEFLNRIDEMIVFHPLTEEDLTKIVTILMSDVIKRLEERDLHLEITSEAMKLLVKEGSDFTMGARPLKRAIQRLIEDPVSDLILKGEAIGGKTIKVDAKDNDIVVTI, encoded by the coding sequence ATGATGCAACGATTTACAGACGATGCACAGCGTGTCCTTTCCTTTGCTCAAGAAGCAGCGCTAGAACTAGGGCATGACTATGTAGGCACTGAACATGTACTCATCGGACTTACAAAGGTTAAAAATGGTGTTGCTGCTAAGGCTTTAGAAGAGCTTGGTATTGTTACAGAAGATATTTTTGAAGCTGTAGAAGAACAAGTTGGTCGCGGTAATAAAAAAGCAACATCTATATATATGACTCCTCGTGTTAAGCATGTACTTGAGTTAGCTGTTCAAGTAGCTAATCGCATGAATCATAATTACGTTGGTACTGAGCATATTCTACTCGGTTTACTCAGCGACGGCGGTGGTGTTGCAGTTGGAATTTTACGGGCTATGAATATTCGTACCGACGATATAGTAGAAGCGATTCGTCATATTCTTGGCTCTAGTACTAATGGTGATGATGGTAGACAAGAAGGAGCGAATAACAATTGCGATTTAGGTGACTTAACCGATTTTGCTACAGATTTAAATGAGTCTGCGAAACAAGGGAAAATTGATCCTGTTATTGGTCGCGATACTGAAATTCAACGAGTTATTCAAATTCTTAGCCGTAGAACTAAAAATAACCCAGTGCTCATTGGTGAACCTGGTGTAGGTAAAACAGCCATTGCCGAAGGTTTGGCTCAACGTATTGTCAATGGTAATGTGCCAGAGATTTTGCGCAATAAACGCATTATTTCTCTAAGTATTAGCTCTATGTTAGCTGGTGCAAAATACCGTGGCGAATTTGAAGAACGATTAAAAAAAGCGATTGATGAAGTTCAACAACATGAGGATATGATTATCTTCATTGATGAAATTCATACATTAGTTGGAGCTGGTGCTACTGAAGGTGCTATGGATGCAGCAAACATCTTGAAACCGGCTTTGGCACGCGGTGAATTCCAAGTTATTGGTGCTACAACCCTTGATGAATATAAAAAACATATTGAAAAAGATGCTGCCTTAGAACGTCGTTTTCAACCAGTTCAAGTAGGTGAGCCGAACGAAGAAGATGCTCTTGAAATCTTGATAGGCTTACGAGATCGTTATGAGGCTTTTCATAAGGCGAAAATTACTGATGAAGCATTAAAAGCAGCTGTTACCTTATCTAGTAGATATATTACAGATCGATTTTTGCCTGATAAGGCTATCGATGTGGTTGATGAGGCTGCATCTAAGGTCCGCATGAAAGTATTTTCTGCAGCACCAGATGTTAAGGCCTTAGAAGACCGACTCAATACAGTAAAGAAAGAAAAAGAAGCTGCTGTTACATCACAAGATTTTGAGAAGGCTGCTAAACTTCGTGACGAGGAGCAATCTCTAGTTAAAGAAATTGATGATAAAAAAACTGTAGCTAAAGAAGAAAGTGATCAAAAACTAATAGTTACAGAGGAAGATATCGCTGCCGTAGTAGCTCAGTGGACTGGTATTCCTGTAGCTAAAATCGCAGAAGAAGAATCAGAAACCTTGCTTCATTTAGAAGATGAATTACATAAACGTGTCATCGGTCAAGATGATGCTGTTACAGCTGTAGCAAAAGCTGTGCGCCGTGCAAGGGCTGGATTAAAGGATCCAAAACGTCCAATTGGTTCCTTCTTGTTCCTTGGACCAACAGGGGTTGGTAAAACTGAGCTAGCAAGAGCGCTTGCATCCTCCTTGTTCGGCGATGAATCTGCTATGATTCGACTTGATATGTCTGAATATATGGAAAAACATACTGTTTCCCGTTTAGTTGGGGCACCTCCAGGATATGTAGGCTATGAAGAGGGAGGCCAATTGACTGATGCAGTTCGACGTAAACCATATAGCGTTATTTTACTCGACGAAGTAGAAAAGGCGCATGCAGATTTCTTTAATATTCTATTACAAGTTCTAGATGATGGCCGTCTTACAGATAGTCAAGGGCGAACCGTAGACTTTAGAAATACGGTTATTATCATGACTAGTAACTTAGGCGCTAAAGCATTACATAAGAACTCTACAGAATTAGGTTTCTTAGCACCGAAAAAAGCAGAATCTCATACTAATGATTCTAAAACCATAGATTTTAAAGAGGCTAAGAAATCTGTTATGGATGCTGTAAAGCGTCATTTCAGACCAGAGTTCTTAAATCGTATTGATGAGATGATTGTGTTCCATCCATTAACTGAAGAGGACTTAACAAAAATTGTGACTATTTTGATGAGTGATGTAATAAAGCGTCTTGAAGAACGTGATTTACATTTAGAAATTACATCTGAGGCTATGAAGTTACTCGTTAAAGAAGGTTCTGATTTTACTATGGGGGCTCGGCCTTTAAAACGTGCTATTCAACGTTTAATTGAGGACCCTGTATCCGATCTTATTTTGAAAGGAGAGGCGATAGGAGGAAAAACTATTAAAGTAGATGCAAAGGATAACGATATTGTTGTAACGATTTAA
- a CDS encoding S-adenosylmethionine decarboxylase family protein, with amino-acid sequence MAEALGQELLIDLYSCDEDAISSATAVQESVATAFDLADLDVDEISCQVMDEEIALLSVAPGFHFTLHTYPALGYVAVDLYSFEQSLPLTLIMKALRKSFRAEKVKATSVQRGDFGNERDMKPRRKTKITTLGRVSRTRIQLKQTGGKLKKQSAKVIKTLAKKSGLKK; translated from the coding sequence ATGGCAGAAGCATTAGGACAAGAACTTTTAATTGATTTATATTCCTGCGATGAAGATGCAATCTCATCCGCTACAGCTGTACAAGAAAGTGTAGCAACCGCATTTGATTTAGCTGACCTTGATGTTGATGAAATCAGTTGTCAAGTTATGGACGAGGAGATCGCCCTCCTATCTGTTGCACCAGGCTTTCACTTTACATTGCACACGTATCCTGCTCTAGGCTATGTGGCTGTTGATTTGTATTCTTTTGAGCAATCCTTACCGCTCACATTAATTATGAAAGCGTTGCGTAAATCTTTCAGAGCAGAAAAGGTAAAAGCAACAAGTGTACAACGTGGCGACTTTGGTAACGAACGCGATATGAAGCCACGTCGTAAAACAAAGATTACTACACTTGGTCGTGTTTCTCGTACACGTATTCAACTCAAACAAACAGGCGGCAAATTGAAAAAACAAAGTGCTAAGGTTATCAAAACATTAGCTAAAAAAAGCGGCCTAAAAAAATAG
- a CDS encoding CtsR family transcriptional regulator, with the protein MSMIADKIEKFILDRMREEQEKLILKRNELADELDCAPSQISYVLSTRFSNERGFDVESRRGLGGYIRITKLNPESSDSLPAVTTYRIYEGQNTVDRLIDIKDVDQSLFQLLQAEKITRREAQLMHNSFATLIKNTDIEHRNNAIRELYATMVDTLRKE; encoded by the coding sequence ATGAGTATGATAGCTGATAAAATAGAAAAGTTTATATTGGATCGTATGCGTGAAGAACAAGAGAAATTAATTTTAAAGCGTAACGAATTAGCTGATGAGTTAGATTGTGCACCTTCGCAAATTAGTTATGTTTTAAGTACGCGATTTTCCAATGAGCGTGGGTTTGATGTGGAATCAAGACGTGGATTAGGTGGATATATTCGAATCACAAAATTAAATCCAGAAAGTTCTGATTCTCTACCAGCTGTAACAACCTATCGTATTTATGAAGGTCAAAATACAGTAGATCGTTTAATTGATATAAAAGATGTAGACCAATCATTATTTCAATTACTACAAGCAGAAAAAATTACTCGTCGTGAGGCTCAATTGATGCATAATTCTTTTGCTACATTGATTAAAAATACGGATATTGAACATCGGAATAATGCAATTCGTGAGCTATACGCAACAATGGTGGATACACTACGGAAGGAGTGA
- a CDS encoding HAD hydrolase-like protein has product MKKTILFDLDGTLTDSQEGILKSIKFALEHFGYDVPDEETLQLFLGPPLVDAFQEHCGMTFDQAEETYFKFRERYGTIGKFENQVYPNIVDLLAKCKTEQYTIAVATAKPEHYAKDILDHFELTPYFDVIVGANYESGLLHKKEILEKALKLCGNPLTDENGRRLAFMVGDRKYDVEAANELGCISIGVTYGYGTEAELKEADAEYICDDVDEIADVLDLEEMMVRR; this is encoded by the coding sequence ATGAAGAAAACGATATTATTTGATTTAGATGGAACTTTAACGGATTCTCAAGAAGGTATTCTTAAAAGTATTAAATTTGCATTGGAACATTTTGGCTATGATGTTCCTGATGAAGAAACATTGCAATTATTTTTAGGACCACCATTGGTAGATGCGTTCCAAGAACATTGTGGCATGACCTTTGACCAAGCGGAAGAAACGTACTTTAAATTCCGCGAACGATATGGTACAATCGGTAAATTTGAAAATCAAGTGTATCCAAATATTGTAGACTTGTTGGCTAAATGCAAAACAGAACAATATACTATTGCCGTTGCTACAGCAAAGCCGGAGCATTATGCTAAGGATATTTTAGATCACTTTGAATTAACACCTTACTTTGATGTAATTGTGGGTGCTAATTATGAAAGTGGTTTATTGCATAAGAAAGAGATTCTTGAAAAAGCTCTTAAACTTTGTGGCAATCCTTTAACTGATGAAAATGGTCGTCGTTTGGCCTTTATGGTGGGCGATCGTAAGTATGATGTAGAGGCAGCTAATGAACTTGGTTGTATTTCTATCGGTGTTACTTATGGTTATGGTACAGAAGCTGAACTAAAAGAAGCCGATGCAGAGTACATCTGTGATGATGTTGATGAAATTGCTGATGTTCTCGATCTTGAAGAAATGATGGTTCGTAGATAA
- a CDS encoding SufS family cysteine desulfurase, with protein sequence MRPIAEAYKDFPILHKEHNGHRVIYLDSGATAQIPQSVIDRVVEHMTQRNGNPHRGSHILAIEASEDYENARDRVVEFINAREREEVVFTRNSTESMNLIAHSYGLHNVKKGDKIVITVAEHHANLVTWQYVAEQTGATLEYMYLDEHGHLKDGEINKIDENTKIVAFAHVSNVLGMEFPVKELTEKAHSVGAIVVLDGAQSTPHKKIDVQALDCDFFVFSGHKMCASQGIGVLYGKRELLEAMPPFLLGGDMIEYVKEQTATFNELPYKFEAGTPNADGAVSLHAAIDYLESFGMDAIEAYEEELVAYILPKIVALPHVHVIGSQNPKEKHGVIAFTVDDVHPHDVATILDSKGICVRSGHHCAQPLGAFYNVSASTRLSMYLYTRKEDLDAFLEVLKTVRSVMGFKD encoded by the coding sequence ATGAGACCAATTGCAGAAGCATACAAAGACTTTCCTATATTACATAAAGAGCATAATGGGCACCGCGTTATCTATTTAGATAGCGGTGCTACTGCACAAATTCCACAGTCCGTAATTGACCGTGTTGTGGAACATATGACACAACGTAATGGTAATCCACATCGTGGTTCTCATATTTTGGCTATCGAAGCATCTGAAGACTATGAAAATGCACGGGATCGCGTAGTTGAATTTATCAATGCTCGCGAACGTGAAGAAGTCGTGTTTACACGTAATAGTACGGAATCTATGAACTTGATTGCCCATAGCTATGGTCTTCATAATGTGAAAAAAGGTGACAAGATTGTCATTACTGTTGCTGAACATCATGCTAATCTTGTAACATGGCAATATGTGGCAGAACAAACCGGGGCAACCTTAGAATACATGTACCTTGATGAACATGGTCATTTAAAAGATGGTGAAATCAATAAAATTGATGAAAATACTAAAATCGTCGCTTTTGCTCATGTTAGTAACGTGCTTGGTATGGAATTCCCAGTAAAAGAATTAACTGAAAAGGCTCACTCTGTAGGCGCTATTGTTGTTCTAGATGGTGCTCAATCTACACCTCATAAAAAAATCGACGTTCAAGCATTAGATTGCGATTTCTTCGTATTCTCTGGCCATAAAATGTGTGCATCCCAAGGTATTGGTGTACTCTATGGTAAACGTGAGCTATTAGAAGCTATGCCTCCATTCCTATTGGGTGGGGACATGATTGAATATGTAAAAGAACAAACTGCTACATTCAATGAGCTTCCATATAAATTCGAAGCTGGTACTCCAAATGCTGATGGTGCTGTTTCCTTACATGCTGCAATTGATTATTTAGAATCTTTTGGCATGGATGCTATTGAAGCCTATGAAGAGGAACTAGTAGCATATATTCTTCCTAAGATTGTTGCATTGCCACATGTTCATGTAATTGGCTCTCAAAATCCTAAGGAGAAACATGGCGTAATTGCGTTCACTGTAGATGATGTACATCCTCATGACGTAGCTACAATTTTAGATTCTAAAGGTATTTGCGTTCGTTCTGGTCACCATTGTGCACAACCACTAGGTGCATTTTACAATGTGTCTGCATCTACTCGCTTAAGTATGTACTTATATACTCGTAAGGAAGATTTAGATGCTTTCCTTGAAGTATTAAAGACAGTTCGTTCAGTAATGGGTTTTAAAGATTAG